The stretch of DNA CCAGACCGGCGGGATGGGCGTCGAACCCGTCGTCTACCTGCTGGGCGGGGACGCGACGGTCGTCGCCGAGCGCGCCCGCGACCTGCTGTGACCGACGCCCAGTCGTTCTACGGCCGGTGGGCGACGCTGTACGACCGGCTGGCGAGCCTCCCCGGCGTGGACTCCTGGCGGGGGCGGGCCGCCGACGCGCTCGCGCTCTCGCCGGGCGACGCCGTCGTCGAGATGGGGTGTGGCTCCGGGGCGAACGTCCCCCACCTCCGCGAGCGGGTGGGGCCGACGGGTCGGGTGGTCGGCCTCGACGTGACCGGCGAGATGCTGGCCCGGGCGCGGACCCACTCCGACCGGACCGGTCCCGAGGTCGACTACCTCCGGGGCGACGCGACTCGCCCGCCGGTCGACGGCGTGGACGCGGTGCTGGCGACGTTCGTGGCCGGGATCTTCCCCGACCCCGCCGGAGCCGTCGACGCGTGGTGTGACTGTGTCGTCCCGGGCGGGCGGGTCGCCCTGTTGAACTTCCAGCGCAGCGACGCGGCGCTGGCCGCGCCGCTGAACGTCGCCTTCGAGGGGTTCGTCCGGCTGTCGGCACCCGGCGACCGGCTCTCCCGGGCGTCCCACGCCAGCGCCTTCGAGCGGCGCGTCCGGGTCGCCCGCGAGCGCCTGACCGAACGCACCGTCGACCGGCGGTACGAGGCGTTCGGCGGCGGCTACCTCGGGCTGGTCTCCGGTCGCGTGGTCTGACCCCGGTGCGGCGGGTCAGGGGCGATACCGCTCGGCGTGGGCCGGGCAGAACTCGGGGTCGCGGAGCTGTGCCCGCACCACGCCGGGCTGGCGGTGGGGGTTCGCGAGCCGACACCGCTCGTCGTCGCAGAACGCCTCGCCGGTCGCCAGGTAGTGGTACGCCTGCAGGACGTACCCCTTCAGCGCCTCGGTCGTCCGGGGGTCGTCGGCGACGAGGAACTCCCCGTCGACCTGTTCCTCCAGCACCTCGCGGGGCGGCGCGTCGCCGGACAGCAGGGCGTGGCGCTGCTGCTCCTCGTAGTACTGTTCGGGCTTGGCGGGGGCCTCGTACAGCCCCGGGACCGAGACCAGCGACGGCTGACCGAGGACGGTCACGCGCTTGTGCCAGCGGCCGTCGTGGTCGCCCCACGTCCCGACCACGCGGTCCACCAGCGGGACGTGGAGGTGGTCGAGGCCGCGTTCGTCGGCCGGCAGGCGCTCGTAGAGCGTCTCCTGGAGCGCCCGGCCGTCGTAGATGACGCCGCCGGCGCGCTCGGGGCGTTCGATGGCCCGCTCCTCGTAGCGGACGGTCCCCAGCATCGTGTTGCCGGTCTCCCGGTCGTCGGGGTCAAGCACCCGTCGGGCGGCGAGGTCCTCTGCCAGGTCGTCGTCGGCGACCCGGGCGAGGAAGCGGTCGCGGACCACGACCTCGGCCCCGACCCGCTCGCGCAGCCAGTCGGCGATGGCGTCGGCGTCCGCCTCGGTCGTCGGCGCGCGCGAGAGCGTGACCTGTTCGACCATACGACCGGGTGGTATCGGCGGGTGATACTGCTTGTGGTCCGATGGGACTACCGGGTGGCGAGACCGGGCAGTCGCTCGGGGTCGGTGACCGGGTCGCCGGGCTCGCCGTCGAGCGCCTCCAGGAACGCTCCGATCGTCCACGTCTGGTCGCCGTCCCGACAGGGGTAGACCGCGACGAGGTCGTCGCCGTCGTAGGCCGCAGCCAGCATCATCGGCGTGGTCAGCACCTCCTCGCTCGCGCCGACGAGCAGCGACGCCGTCCGGGTCTCGAACGGTGGCCGGAGCGTCACGTCGTTGTCCTCCGCCCACGCCTCGAACTCCTCGATGGTGTCGAGCAGGTCGCTGTGTTCGGTCCGCCCGGAGACGACGATCTCCTCGGGCCACGTGGTGATCGAGAAGTCCGCCAGCTTCCCCGCCGCGCGGAGACTGCTCAGCCGATCGATCACCGTCGTCCGGGGGCCACACACCGGCCGCCGCGTCCACAGGTCGACGGTCAGGCCGTCCGGCGACGCCGAGTCGGTGGGCTCGTCCTCGATCGAGTCCGTCTCGCGGCTCCGTTTCGTTCTGTTCGACATAGATTGGTAATCACTAGCGTTTGTCGTCTGAAGAAACATAATCGTTCGTGTGAATACTATATTAGTGGACATATACGGATTAATGGTGTCCGAGACGGAGTGCGCGCCGGCTTTTTGCCCCGCCCGGTCGCAGCGAGCGTATGGACGGCATCGTCTTCTTCGCGACCGAGCGCCACGACGACGTGGTCGGGTTCTACCGGGACCTCGGGGCCGAGGTGTGGCGCGAACAGCCCGACTGCACCATCCTCCGGGCCGGTGGGTTCCGC from Haloarcula litorea encodes:
- a CDS encoding class I SAM-dependent methyltransferase, with the translated sequence MTDAQSFYGRWATLYDRLASLPGVDSWRGRAADALALSPGDAVVEMGCGSGANVPHLRERVGPTGRVVGLDVTGEMLARARTHSDRTGPEVDYLRGDATRPPVDGVDAVLATFVAGIFPDPAGAVDAWCDCVVPGGRVALLNFQRSDAALAAPLNVAFEGFVRLSAPGDRLSRASHASAFERRVRVARERLTERTVDRRYEAFGGGYLGLVSGRVV
- a CDS encoding DUF7001 family protein, whose product is MVEQVTLSRAPTTEADADAIADWLRERVGAEVVVRDRFLARVADDDLAEDLAARRVLDPDDRETGNTMLGTVRYEERAIERPERAGGVIYDGRALQETLYERLPADERGLDHLHVPLVDRVVGTWGDHDGRWHKRVTVLGQPSLVSVPGLYEAPAKPEQYYEEQQRHALLSGDAPPREVLEEQVDGEFLVADDPRTTEALKGYVLQAYHYLATGEAFCDDERCRLANPHRQPGVVRAQLRDPEFCPAHAERYRP
- a CDS encoding HTH domain-containing protein; translated protein: MSNRTKRSRETDSIEDEPTDSASPDGLTVDLWTRRPVCGPRTTVIDRLSSLRAAGKLADFSITTWPEEIVVSGRTEHSDLLDTIEEFEAWAEDNDVTLRPPFETRTASLLVGASEEVLTTPMMLAAAYDGDDLVAVYPCRDGDQTWTIGAFLEALDGEPGDPVTDPERLPGLATR